In the genome of Arabidopsis thaliana chromosome 4, partial sequence, the window AATCAATACCATAGCTTGAGGCTGCGAAGAGTTTCGAGACGAAGGCCACATGATACGCTTCTGGAGATTCTCCAAGGCGACAGAGGAACAAAGCTAAGCCTTTAAAATCGAATGCCCATGAGTATGATGAAGAAGGGAGATAAGAGCAGCCTTAGTAACCGTAAACGTCAGGGTGTTCATATCTCTGATTACAAAACGACGCGTTGTTTGGGGCTTAATGTACATTCTGGAAAAATACATGGTCCAATTAGAAAAGTTTTAACAGTATATAGCTACTAATGTAATTACTATAGAATATCTCTCGAACACACGGTGCGTTTTACTGTCGTCGCTCCTTTTTGTTGGTCTGTTTCCACTTCAGTTCTTCTCCCTCCGGAAAAGCTACAACCCCAATCTAAAACCCTAACGGCCATTTCTACCATCGGAGCTCCGAAAATGCCGGGTATGTCTTCGGAATCTGGCGGTGGAGAATTGGTTCTGTTTTCGACCAAGGAAAAAACTCCGGTGTTGTATCCTCTAAGCTATGGCCTCAAGTCTCCGGTTCACAGGCTCTCCATCTCCTGGGGTTGCGGAAACAACCTACGCGTCACGGTTTTAAGGAATCCAGAGTTACGCGATGATGACGACGGAGAAGTTGGTGGTAAGGTCGTAAACGTTAGGCTTAGCGGCGAGGATGGCGAAATCAGTGACCCACAGTGGCGAAGGATCGCTTATGGATCGGTATCTCCGTTCGCGCTTTTGCAGAGCAGAAGAAACTCAATTTCCAGTTTGTCTAAGATGGATATGAGTTCCTCTCTGTATCAGACTGCGTGGTGAGTATCTTCTTTGTAAATTCCCAGATTTTGCCCATTCAATACTGAAATACTGTTTTGGATTATCTTATGATTAGACTTCTAAAGCGTGTTTGAGCAATTCTGGATTGTCGTAATTTTAATCAGGTGGGAGTACGTAATGGAATACAGCAGAGATATTAAATCTCTCCTTAGTAATACAATATCTTTGCCCGCTCCTTTGATTGAAGACCCGAGATCAGTTATAAAGGTACGTTGGTCTTTCTGGTTCTACAATTGGTTAACTTTACTTGTAAATTTAACTCCTCCGCGAGTGAGGTATAGGTTTGAGTGTGGAGCTTTGTTAATGGATGTTCCTGTTAACATACATATGCAGAATGCTGAGGAACCAACTTCTTTAAAGGCTGCGTGGGAGTTGATGGAATTATTTTATGCAGATAAGACATGTCTGTCTTGGTTGCCAGAACGGCTCGTTGATTGGTTATCTGTAATTAGTTTTTACCTTCGACACTTGAgctatcttatttttttaaacttctAGTGTTTTCTTACCTACCATTTATAACATGGCAGGAATACGATATACTCCTTTCTAGCTCACATCCAACAATCTACTCAAAGCTCCAGGATTTCCAAAAGGAACTTGTTGGCCTGCAGGTTTGCTCATCTCTAAGAAGTCGATAGTTCTCAGAAAATAAGTGATTGAAGAACCTGACTTTCTTAACGGGGTTATGTGCCATTGCAGGCCATCGAGGATGATCCAAGATACTGGGAAGTGATGGCTTCTGCTTTATCAGTTGGTTGGCTAGAAATAGTGGttagtactttttttttgggattggGGGTTCTTTGTAATTTGATCTTGAATGTTACAATTTGAGAAATGTTCTGCCcatactttttattttcaggtGAAGTTGTTACACCTACATGGTTCTTATCAACTAGACCAGCTGGGACATCGTGAGGTTAGAATGAAGTTGTTCATGTTTAGGTCCTTTGGGATTTATGTCATATGAAGTGACTAGCTACGTGCTAGTACTTTTGTATATGCACAGATTTCTGATTATTCATAATGTAATacaaatttaatgaaataGACAGAAAATGGTTTGGTAGAAGCGGTTGCTGTTCTCATTTCAAAAATGCCACGAATGCGGCCACAACTAGAAGATGGGAAATTTGGTGAATGCTCTGCAGCAAAGCCTGACTTTATGAAGGTATTTTAGAAACATGTATCATTCTAACTCTTTTTATTGTATCTGATTATGTGTCTAGACTCATCTTGCCGTTTTTGCCAGACACGAGAAAGATGGCAGTCTCAGATAACTAAACTAGAGTGCAGTGCCTTCTGGGTTCAATGTGCTCACCATCAGACCCGTGAGGGCTTGAGAAATATGTTGAAGATCATGATAGGAAATGCTGATTGCCTCAGAGCTGCGACATGTAACTGGATGGAGCTTTTTGTTTcacatcttctttatctcagGCCATTTACGAAGGTGGATTGCTTTACCTGCTGTTTGTCTATTTAAATTCGAGTCTTGCTATCATTCTAATATTAAActtgaaaatcaaattaatacCATTTTGCATTGCAGGGATTAGATGGCATGCATAGCCTAGCCCAGAAGTGTGTTCAGTCAAAGCCAGTTAACACTTCCCATAAGCTTCTAAGACTGCTTATTGGAATTCTTGGAGAAAATACTGAGGTCAGTAGTACATCTTATACCTAGTCAGAGGTGCAACTGTTTCAGCTCTTCGCCACTTTCTAATCCAGCATGGTGTAATTAAATGATGCAGGTTGTTCTGGCAGAGTGTTCCAAAGAATTTGGCTCCTGGTAGGCAGGCGATGTTTGTTTCTGGTTACTAAGTTTATTGAGTACGCTATACTCTTATCTATATGAATCAGGACGAGacttttcatgtttttgttagGATGGTTGCACATGCCATGGAATTATTGACAGCTGGAAGCGAAGAAGGAGAAGTTCTTGTACATGAGGAACAGCGTAAGTTGGGTGGAATTAACATGGAAGAGCTCCATAGACTTGTTTATGCTCaagttctttcttctcatgCTTTGACTTGGCAGGTACCTTTCTTTTATGACTTATCAAGTACCTTCCCTGTAATCAAATCGGCACCTTTCTTATTGCGCTTCTTGTTATATCAAACTCTTCCATATTGTGTTTGAAATTTGCAGATAGCTCCTATTTATCTAGCATCGTGCGAGAAACAGGGATTAGGCTTATTAGAGCTGTTGTTCTACAGGCAGCCTGTTCAAGAGAATCAGATGCTTATTAAGGTTTCATTATTTCAGTTGCATTTGTACATCAATTCTAGTTCTGGTTTGTCGTTTACAATTCTAGGATCTTGTCAGAAGCCTTCACCTGGTACTTATGTTTCTCCTGTTGCAGAGCCTAGAGATTTGCCGTCTCTATGAACTCAGTAATGTCAGTGCTAAACTAATGAAGGTATTGATATATTGAGGCACTATTTTACGCTTGTATTCTCTAATCTCCAAATTGGgcggaaaaaggaaaaacagatTTAATCTGAAGTTATGGTTTTCAGATTTCTGGAGTGCATCATTGGAAACATGGGAGGAAAGGCTCAGGGATTTTCTGGCTCCAGCAAGCTCGGGACGAAAATTGTCTCAGCGTGATTGCTCAACAGCTGTTTGATTCTGTTGGAAAATCATTGTCTGATGAAAGTCTCAAGGTATATATTCTCTAAGACATACTCAAAGCAAATTTCAGTATATAATTTCACTGTGGGTTCTTCTATCTGTGCCCTAGATGACGTTGTTTCATTTCATACATGCAGCAATGGGAAGGCCTAGTCGAGTTGCTGGGTTCGGAATCACAGATCTCTGGTGGTCTCGATTTTCTTCACAAGTAATTTGTCATCTCTTACTCTCTATGAAAATGacttgtttttgtaaaaatctaCCCTACATTATTAATTGATTATTGATGCCATACATTCCAGGTATAGAGATTTCAAGAGATCGCTGAAGGTAGTCCATGATGGAAAAACTATAGATGCAGCTCATGAAGCCGTAGAGAGACTTGTATCGGTGTGTAGTACATCTTTCTTACACATTTTTCTCCACTGAATATTGTGAATTAATGCTATTTGAATTACTGCAGCTAATGAAGAGCCCTTCTACTCCTCAACGCTTCTGGCTTCCTCTTCTGCATGATTCAGTAGATAAccaaatcttgttttctttccttttattttccaaCTACGAGAATGCACCACTAAAAGAGTATTTGTTTGTGCAGTTGAAGCTGTTGAATTGGCCCGAACGTTCGCTGTTGAATGTAACACAGACCAACCTGATGTTGAACAAATTACAAGAGCTATCAATAGCAAGGTTAAGACCAGGCTTCATAGAATCTGAGTTGTCTGCTCAAGCTGTGGGTTCAGTGAGACTTGCTCTAGCAACAAATCTCGGACGTGCTTTTCTCGAAGAATGTTAGCGCGGGTTGAGGCTAATAAATCCATAGCTCGATATCTATTTGTGTGTATGGGTTTCGTACTACATTTAGTCTGTATTTTTCCATATCAAAATAGACTGATAGCACTCCAGTTTCCATCTTTCACTAGTTTGTAAGCTGATTGCAAAAGTAAAGCAGAAAAGAGAGGTGTTCTGactgaaaactgaaaaacaaaattcgattATTGTAAGTGGACCGGTTAAAACCGGTTTAGTTAGTCCTTGGAGAAAACGACACAGGCTGTGTCGTTTTAGAAATGTTTGTTATGAAGCTGGTCAATTCTATCTATTCATTCACAGGAGTCGAGAGAGAAATTAGCCATGGCGACCAGAGCTTTGCTCGCCGTTATATATGCGTCTCCGAATCGCTGCTACATCTCTCCGAGCAGGATCAAAATCCAATCTTtaacttgttcttcttcaagtcATTATTACCAAAGACAGAGTAGAAAAAACCACAGAATAGCTCGAAGTTACTCGTCTGACTCGGATTCCTCCGTTCTTCAGCCGCCGGATGTGGCCCGTCTTGCTCAGACAGCTCGAATCTCTCTAACTCCGGCGGAGGTACTcgctttttctcttttatcgAATCTACTTTGTCCAGTTGAGTTCCGCTTCTTCGTCCATtgatccttttcttttttagataGAGGAATGTGAAACTAAAATTCGTCGAGTCATCGACTGGTAACTAATCTACCTCTTTCTGCACGAAATTGGCTTCCATGTTTATGTCAttgaaccaaaagagaaagaatcaaTGTGTTGTTGGATTGCTGAGAAATGCAGGTTTGGGCAGCTTCAACAAGTTGATGTTAACAGTGTGGAGCCAGCTATTAGAGCAGGTTAGAATCATAAACTTTTATCAATTATTACTCAACgttcttcttttatttggtCTACTGTATTTTTGATCTTATAAATTGGTTTCTGAAATCATTGGTAAAACTAGTTTGTAAGTAagatttgtttgttctgtttcaagTAGAGAGACTCATGTCATGTGATACAGATTGGAGACTGTATAAGTCTTTCTAGTGTCTAGTCTAAGCACATTCTCTGACTAGGCAATATGGTTTTATACTAGTAAGAGGTCTAATTATCAATCTTGATCCGTTTTGGAAATCATGCTTATTTCAATATCTTGATGCCTttataaatctcaaaaaaCTTGTAGAAATGGATGGTGGAAATTTGCGAGAGGATGCTCCAGAAACATTTGACAACAGGTTTGATCTTTACACAATTTTCTTCATCTGCAATGATACCGGCTTTAAGATGAAAGCCATCTATTAAACTTAAGAGTTTTGATATTCCTCTAACAGGGACAGTATAAGAGCTTCCATTCCAAGCTTTGAGGACGCATATCTAAAAGTCCCTAAAATACTAAACAAAGAGTGACTTTTTCAGGTACTCTTCTTATCCATAGATGAGCAATCATAGTTTCCTGATTATGATCTAAGACCTGcccattgatttttttttttttgggtgtatGTGTCTTTCATGTGCAGCTTCTTGGAATTGTTTGGCTGAAGAGATTCATTCTCAGATCCGGTTCTTGTTCCAGCATCTCtatgttttctaaaattggttagcagaaaacaaaattgccTCAAAATTGTTAAGTCTCACGTAGGCTATTATTCTACAACATTTTGTTCACAACTCACCACAACCTTGTGTGCATATGAAACTAAACTCAAACCAATTTTGAATAGTGTCTGTGATGGGCCGTTTTGATCCCAGCCTATTTTGAATCCTTTGCGTTTTTTTAAGCTCGATCCGTTATGAACTCGGACTGACCTATTGCTCTACACCATTCAAATTCATATCATTAGTAATTCCAAatgtctttcttttgtattatGTTGCCCCCCGAATAGTTTTTTAAGTATTTGTTGAACACCGAACCAATAAGATTGAATTATAAATGGGCCCTAAGCCCAAAGTCCAAGCACACTTAAAAGTCAGCGAAACGCAGATAGTAATTAATTCCAGATCTGTGAAAAATATTACCACTGGCAATGAGAGCGCGTGCTAATAACTCGctaaatttatttcaatttccGTGGTCTATATAGTCAGCCAAATCATCTAATTTTCCAAATATGCAAAAAATCAGCGCGTGAGGAGAATTTCACTGTTACAAACAGTTTGCGTCTTTTCTCTATTACCCcattgtttcaatttttgttttttctttcacaaaattaAAGTAATGCCAGAGTGATACTACGGGAAATTGCAGCATTTTCTGAGTTTCCTAActgatcaaaaaaaaaaaaaaaaaaacttacatttgagagagaagaagagaaagcttgTAGAAATGGAAGGCCTTATTTGAGAAAGAAGTGAATAAAATTGACTCAAGATTGTAAAGTCTCACATAGGCATAGGCTATTATTCTCTACAACATTATAATTCAGTACCACAACCTTGCATATAGGGTGGTTGTGATAGGTCAGGCCGTTTTGAGCTTGGACCAAACTATTGCTCTGCAACATCCGAGTTCATACTTATCTCAAACCATGAGGTTAGTTAGTATAATGTGGACTAATGTATGTAGGAAGAAGGGAGACAACAAGAGTGCACCAACACAATCACCAAACCAGTAGAAGAGAGTATTCGTAGTGAAGAAGACATACAACATTTAAAACCGCAAAATAAACATCAAACTCCGGATCATCTGAGAGGTCCATCAATgttaccaaaaagaaaacaagatggATCTTGGCCTGGGAATCAAAATATAAGCGTGTGCTTTCCGGATTATTCTTTCCTTTTCCTACTTTCCTAAGAGTTAGCTATATTCACctgaaaaatctttgaatcaGCTTGTGCACAAACCAGAAGACGCCTTTCAAATAAAAACGAGCTCCCTCCACCTTGCTTTGTATTAATTATAGTTTGGTTCGTGTCTCACGACTGCCAGAACAGCTCGGAATCATCGCTGTACAAGGAGTAATCTTGTATCTCGAGGTTTGCAACGTGCCAGTTTACGAGTTGGGATTGCAAGACTTTGCATAGAAACAAAGCGACTGGGAATATCCACCATTCGTTCTCGTCCCtgcaaaagaaatataaataagtttTGATGATGCAAGAAGGAATCTGTAGTTTGGTTTGAGCTCAGAGtgaagtttgttttcttctctcacaTGCTAATGTTCCATGGCTGGAGATACGGGATCTTTTTCCCAGATGATGAGCCATGATAGTGAACATATCCACACACAAATGCCACAACCTGCAAAAACCCACCATGCACAAAGGATCTTTAATCAAGTAAGAGGAAGTTGCAGAAACTATAGAAGTCGAATTTTCAGATGTAGCTTTTGcataaagagagaaatactTACGACATTGACCAAGGATGTGACATTCCACAATGCATAAACGCGTGTGCGACTAGCAGAGCGCCTTGGTCCGTGGCTAAACAAAGCGCTGACCCCAGCAGGGAATGGAAAAATGATGCTGAGAGGTAAAATAAACATAGCGAGAAAGACTTCCAGCAATGATATCGAGTAGAGTTGGAGTAGTGTGAGTAACGTTAGAGTTAAATCTCCTAGGAGTAGCACCGAGATAACCAAACCGACCAGATCCTGTTAACACCGCGGAAAATTACAGATTTCAAAACCCTCAATAGTAAAGGAAAATTACAGATTTCAAAGTCTCAGGGAGACTTTACCTGATGACCAACAGGTTTTGTGTTATGAATCAAGAAGGAGATGAGGGAAAggacatctttttcttctttaagaaATTGTAAGCTTCCAATGTCTATGATTTCTCCACACTCTTGATGCCTCACGTGGTTGATTTCGCTTCTTAGAGGTTGAAAATTCTCCCTGAAATCACCAGAGTGATTTTCAATTTGTGTCCCCCTGCATATTCAAAACTCAATGAACGTCTGGATGCTGCATATTCAAATAAACAACAGAGAGAATCAAAGTGACATTTCTTACCATGGATGCTGCTGTTCTGTTTCATCATCACTTCTTGTTGATGCGACTTCATCTGCAATGGTGTGAACAAGGATTCCATACTGGCAAGACGACGAAGACAATGCCTGAAACCTAGCTAGGTCAACACGTACACCATGTCTTTTCAAAGCAGGGTTTCCATGAGTTTCAATCCATCTCATAACAGAGCGAAACGTGGACCTCAGTTTCCCTTGCTGAACCAGACGTAGCTGAGCGTTCAGACCAGCGACAAAGCGGTACCAAGTGGTTGGTGGGACCAACTATAAAAGGGGATAAATTCATTACGTTCTTGCAGTCATAGGCAATAAACTATACATGTGAAGCAGTAAAATACCACGCCTCATTAATCAGtctatatgaaacaaaaaacagaccTGGCTCAGAAGACTGGTCAGAATATCGTCACTTTGGAGTGAGTAATAGGCCATGTAACTTCCGTCGCCTCCAAATATTAAAGGCATTGGAAGTCTTTGATGAACCTGAGGAGGAAGATCGCTTCTCTTTTCATCGCCACCAAGGAAGAAATCTAGATGAGCTAACATCAAATCAGGAGTAGCAGCTACCTGCACAGCACAAATTCTCATGATTCATATACTACAATCCTTTTTCTTGCCATCTGTAAACAATGAAATGGAGCCTTGTTTTCAAGAACACAAGCACCAACGTCTTGACTAAGATCCTATTAGAACTATGATGACTGCTCCACCAATTCTCACAAACTATGATTGGCCTTTTGTCTTTCTTGCTAAATATTTACAATGTTCTAAAGGTAGTCAGTTGAGAGCATAACTCAATAGATGAATATGTACCTTTAGCCCTTCATATAATGCCCTTGAACGACACGAGCGTAGACAAGAATGGTCATATTCTGATCTAACAAAGTCACGGAGTTTCTGAAATTTCAGCCTCCGGCGTGATTGCTGCCATGACCATGCAAGAGGATAGACTAGAACTGAAAGCATAATGTAAATCGCACCCTCCCACCACTGATATGCAGCTATAACATTGACTTCATCAACAAACCCATTAAACGCAGCCTCGTACCTAGAGAAAATTCAGGAGAGGCCTAAGTATTTCAAAAACTACGTTCAGAACATTTTATCACCAAAACAATCAACAGCTAATAACTTACAcaatctcttttatttcctCTGGGGGTGTATGAGAAAGATGCCAAGGTTCACTGAAAGTATTAGGACCTAAGAAATAGATCCTATGCATGTGGCCCTGTGACTCCTCCACTCTGCTCGTCTCCATCACCTGATACgattaaacacaaaattaatattacaaCAAAGACATCAACTATAAAAGGAGCACCTTAACAATTGTTTATAATCTACTGAAACAAGAGCGCAAACACAGGATAATAATTATGCATCGCAatctatttcaaaatttctccttctttcttgTGAGTTCCGACGAGATATTTCAGATGTATCTGTTATTAGGACGACCATCTaatagcaacaacaaaaaaatctggCGCTATTGTTATGTTTCCATTCACATGTTATCTTATCTCCCTTCAAAAACTTTCATCCAGACTCCGATAAAAGATAAAGACTAAGCAAACCTCATTCAACGACTCGAGGAATGGAAATGAGTGATCAATCTGAGAGCCATGCTGGGTCGGGGCAGACCCATGCAATTCGTCACCGCTCACAAATTTCATTCTGGCGACGCTGAAAACAAGTGCTAGTAGGAGGAGCACAACTACTAAAAGAACACCAAACAGCCAGGGTCCACCAAATGTGTATATTAACTCTTCAAGCGTAGTATAACAGTGTGGCATGTGGTATCTATCCGAAATGCATTTATATGGACAAGGCGTTTCTGCAACACCACCTGTCAAGAAACAAGTAAAACATAACAATAATTGTGTATCAGACACACTAAGgataatataaacaaagacAGGGGAACACATTACAGCAAAAAATCATTATCCCTCAATCAGTGTTCCAAATAATTACCTCGAACAGTGACATATACAGCACGATGGGGAATATCATTAGCCGGACAAAGATGACAAAGAGCTTTATCAGATCCAGTAACGTTCTTATAAGTGCCAGATGGACATTCCTGTAgaatatttaaatatgtagATAGTTGAAGCatgttttcgtttttaaaaattttggtcGACAATTAAAGCGTGTTAAACCAATGAAGTTGGAGAGCCATTGCTCGCAAGAAGGATGAACTACATTAATGTAATAGATATTGAAGTATCAATCTAtcaacaaataatcaaaaaggACACTAAATACCTCTGGCCTAAGCAGGTCTGACATTATGTGGTTAATATACTTGCTATTGTTTGgttaaagaaagagattgtaACATCACCTGAGACCATTTGAATAAAACCTAGTAGAGAGAGGAAAACTAGAACCCTAATCCATCCAAACATGTTTTAATGCAGAGAAACAATAACACATAAAGAAGTTTATCAGTACCTCGCAAAATAAACCATAGAGCCCTTCTGGACAAGCTTTGCCAGTCAAAGTTCCATTCCCTCCAATATTATCTTCAATGATACCCATCCCTCCTCTGTAAATCATTATTGAAATCACAGATTATATTCTAGAAACACATTAAGAAAAGAATCTAGAGTGCTTATATAACTAAGAAAGAATTGTGTTTCTCCAAAATAGAAATCGCAAATATGTTatcataatataatataaaaggT includes:
- a CDS encoding nuclear pore complex Nup85-like protein (CONTAINS InterPro DOMAIN/s: Nuclear pore complex protein, Nucleoporin Nup85-like (InterPro:IPR011502); Has 30201 Blast hits to 17322 proteins in 780 species: Archae - 12; Bacteria - 1396; Metazoa - 17338; Fungi - 3422; Plants - 5037; Viruses - 0; Other Eukaryotes - 2996 (source: NCBI BLink).), which codes for MPGMSSESGGGELVLFSTKEKTPVLYPLSYGLKSPVHRLSISWGCGNNLRVTVLRNPELRDDDDGEVGGKVVNVRLSGEDGEISDPQWRRIAYGSVSPFALLQSRRNSISSLSKMDMSSSLYQTAWWEYVMEYSRDIKSLLSNTISLPAPLIEDPRSVIKNAEEPTSLKAAWELMELFYADKTCLSWLPERLVDWLSEYDILLSSSHPTIYSKLQDFQKELVGLQAIEDDPRYWEVMASALSVGWLEIVVKLLHLHGSYQLDQLGHRETENGLVEAVAVLISKMPRMRPQLEDGKFGECSAAKPDFMKTRERWQSQITKLECSAFWVQCAHHQTREGLRNMLKIMIGNADCLRAATCNWMELFVSHLLYLRPFTKGLDGMHSLAQKCVQSKPVNTSHKLLRLLIGILGENTEVVLAECSKEFGSWMVAHAMELLTAGSEEGEVLVHEEQRKLGGINMEELHRLVYAQVLSSHALTWQIAPIYLASCEKQGLGLLELLFYRQPVQENQMLIKSLEICRLYELSNVSAKLMKISGVHHWKHGRKGSGIFWLQQARDENCLSVIAQQLFDSVGKSLSDESLKQWEGLVELLGSESQISGGLDFLHKYRDFKRSLKVVHDGKTIDAAHEAVERLVSLMKSPSTPQRFWLPLLHDSLKLLNWPERSLLNVTQTNLMLNKLQELSIARLRPGFIESELSAQAVGSVRLALATNLGRAFLEEC
- a CDS encoding glutamyl-tRNA(Gln) amidotransferase subunit C (FUNCTIONS IN: molecular_function unknown; INVOLVED IN: regulation of translational fidelity; LOCATED IN: chloroplast; EXPRESSED IN: 22 plant structures; EXPRESSED DURING: 13 growth stages; CONTAINS InterPro DOMAIN/s: Glu-tRNAGln amidotransferase, C subunit (InterPro:IPR003837); Has 30201 Blast hits to 17322 proteins in 780 species: Archae - 12; Bacteria - 1396; Metazoa - 17338; Fungi - 3422; Plants - 5037; Viruses - 0; Other Eukaryotes - 2996 (source: NCBI BLink).), yielding MATRALLAVIYASPNRCYISPSRIKIQSLTCSSSSHYYQRQSRKNHRIARSYSSDSDSSVLQPPDVARLAQTARISLTPAEIEECETKIRRVIDWFGQLQQVDVNSVEPAIRAEMDGGNLREDAPETFDNRDSIRASIPSFEDAYLKVPKILNKE